From Candidatus Zixiibacteriota bacterium, one genomic window encodes:
- the lepB gene encoding signal peptidase I: MKSVKTETASTRPTTRKPGTAESVWDNIKQIVIAVILALLIKTSVVEAYKIPTASMEDTLLVGDFLLANKFIYGAQVPLVDWRLPALRNPVPGDVVIFIFPGDGVTKYIKRCVAVGGDTVEVRDKELFVNGARFTDPEHAKFIDVNIDGSAIIQGRRMGNENSRDNFGPYVVPPKHYFMMGDNRDNSYDSRYWRAVPQANILGEAMVIHWSWNEDAKPSPGVSVSDPLSVPRLFVFNVIHFFEKVRWERIFEPIN, translated from the coding sequence ATGAAAAGTGTCAAAACGGAAACTGCCAGTACTCGACCAACAACCCGCAAACCGGGTACGGCAGAGTCGGTTTGGGACAATATCAAACAAATCGTTATCGCAGTTATTTTGGCTCTTCTCATCAAGACGTCGGTAGTTGAAGCCTATAAAATCCCGACCGCGTCTATGGAAGACACCCTGCTCGTCGGCGATTTCCTCCTCGCAAACAAATTTATTTATGGCGCACAAGTTCCGCTTGTTGATTGGCGTCTGCCCGCCCTTCGCAATCCTGTGCCCGGGGACGTTGTTATCTTTATTTTCCCCGGCGATGGTGTGACCAAATATATCAAACGCTGTGTCGCAGTCGGCGGTGATACCGTAGAAGTCCGCGACAAAGAATTATTTGTGAATGGAGCCCGTTTCACCGATCCGGAACATGCGAAGTTTATCGATGTCAATATTGACGGCAGCGCGATTATCCAAGGACGTCGGATGGGCAATGAAAACAGCCGGGATAATTTTGGGCCGTATGTTGTGCCGCCAAAGCATTATTTTATGATGGGGGATAATCGGGATAACTCGTATGACTCAAGATACTGGCGGGCGGTTCCGCAGGCGAACATTCTGGGCGAAGCGATGGTCATCCACTGGTCTTGGAACGAGGACGCCAAGCCCTCGCCCGGAGTCTCGGTGTCTGATCCGTTATCTGTGCCGCGGCTTTTTGTGTTTAATGTCATTCACTTTTTTGAAAAAGTACGCTGGGAAAGGATATTCGAGCCCATCAACTGA
- a CDS encoding ABC transporter ATP-binding protein, with translation MYRLRADNLSKRFGVRKVFQDISFELTTGQVFIITGPNGSGKTTLLMTLLRQFRPATGTVTFSSDDNILADEELRAQTALVAPYLSLYDALTAEENLNFFITVSGGRVEGQEINRVLNQVGLEGRGSDLVGEYSSGMKQRLKFAIALLRKPGFLFLDEPTSNLDASGKEMVYRIIEQSKQTRIVVIASNEQEDERAATKQIRLT, from the coding sequence ATGTACCGATTGAGAGCAGATAATTTGAGCAAGCGTTTTGGAGTACGAAAAGTGTTCCAGGATATTTCCTTCGAGCTTACGACCGGACAAGTCTTCATCATCACCGGACCAAACGGCTCCGGCAAAACTACCCTTCTCATGACACTCCTTCGTCAATTCCGCCCGGCTACAGGAACGGTCACTTTCAGTTCAGACGACAATATCTTAGCCGATGAGGAACTTCGAGCCCAGACGGCACTCGTCGCCCCCTACCTTAGTCTCTATGACGCGCTTACCGCTGAGGAGAATTTAAACTTTTTCATAACAGTGTCGGGCGGTCGAGTCGAGGGTCAGGAAATTAATCGGGTTCTGAATCAGGTCGGACTTGAAGGAAGAGGTTCTGATCTGGTCGGCGAGTACTCTTCTGGCATGAAACAGCGGCTCAAATTCGCCATCGCTTTGTTGCGCAAACCAGGCTTCCTGTTTCTGGACGAGCCCACTTCGAACCTCGACGCCAGCGGCAAAGAGATGGTCTATCGAATAATCGAACAGAGTAAGCAGACACGAATTGTCGTGATTGCTTCAAATGAACAAGAGGACGAACGTGCCGCCACAAAACAAATCCGGCTTACTTAG
- the rseP gene encoding RIP metalloprotease RseP, with translation MVTALAFIFVLGILVFIHELGHFLVAKRIGIRVEKFSLGFPPNIVSKKVGETTYCIGIIPLGGFVKMAGESPEEEATGANDEFMSKTVGQRAAVIIAGPFMNYLLAIVLMIGIFYFGGKPIFDPERVLVGEVVKDGPAAGAGLVEGDEIIAIDDKPVNNFDSMRVLVNAKVAEPVQITWLRNSDTLSKSIVTKIDPQPNMQGGVDSVGIIGVSQKIVRYESYGLATSVSEGFATAHVIVWETLKFIKKLVSGDVSPNMIGGPVFIAQQSGKEAKKGASSLFFFMALLSVNLAVLNVLPIPVLDGGHLVFLGIEAIKGSPLSMKARGLAQQIGMVVLLGLIVIVTYNDIKRFLTGM, from the coding sequence ATGGTAACGGCATTGGCATTTATTTTTGTTCTTGGTATTCTCGTATTCATTCATGAGCTCGGGCATTTCCTTGTTGCTAAAAGAATTGGGATTCGGGTAGAGAAGTTCTCGCTTGGATTCCCGCCCAATATCGTCTCAAAGAAAGTCGGCGAGACCACCTACTGTATAGGTATCATTCCGCTCGGCGGGTTTGTAAAAATGGCCGGAGAAAGCCCCGAGGAAGAAGCCACCGGCGCAAATGACGAGTTTATGTCGAAAACCGTCGGGCAACGTGCGGCAGTAATTATTGCCGGGCCGTTCATGAATTATCTCCTGGCAATTGTTCTCATGATCGGCATTTTCTATTTCGGCGGCAAACCTATCTTTGATCCCGAGCGGGTTCTTGTCGGCGAAGTCGTCAAAGACGGACCTGCCGCAGGAGCGGGACTTGTGGAAGGCGACGAAATAATTGCCATCGACGACAAACCTGTCAATAATTTTGATTCGATGCGGGTTCTGGTCAACGCCAAAGTTGCTGAACCGGTTCAGATTACATGGCTCCGAAATAGCGACACCCTGTCCAAATCGATTGTAACAAAAATAGATCCCCAGCCGAATATGCAAGGCGGCGTCGATTCTGTAGGCATTATTGGCGTTTCACAGAAAATTGTACGATATGAAAGCTACGGGCTGGCAACATCAGTGTCTGAAGGTTTTGCTACGGCACATGTAATTGTCTGGGAGACCTTAAAATTTATAAAGAAACTTGTCTCGGGTGATGTCTCGCCCAACATGATAGGCGGCCCGGTTTTCATTGCCCAGCAGTCAGGCAAAGAGGCCAAAAAAGGGGCGTCTAGTCTCTTCTTTTTCATGGCTCTTCTCTCTGTAAATCTGGCTGTGCTGAATGTTCTTCCCATTCCGGTCCTCGATGGCGGCCATCTTGTATTTTTAGGTATCGAAGCAATCAAAGGCTCGCCGCTTTCTATGAAGGCCAGAGGGTTGGCTCAACAAATCGGCATGGTTGTTCTGCTTGGGCTTATCGTGATTGTCACGTATAATGACATAAAGCGTTTTCTGACGGGCATGTGA
- a CDS encoding TonB-dependent receptor, with protein sequence MRRILFLASFVLLQSAQGSLADTTGVDSTNPRPLSDSIIVTANRFGRPPEKSLWPVTSVSEGHLARHSDLAPALDGIGGIDIRQTSGFGSVSTLSSWGTFNRHLLLLYDGRVVKDYSLGGFNLSDFSSEEFGRIELLKGPQSAFYGADAIGGVVHLIPKSALVDRFELSGGLGSFGLRNYRIDAAKRLGVVGVSAFGEYSLADNSRPNSGVQRKIAGLRTEYLSHNGHHQMSFAARYFQDSLGTPGPVPDIAFIPIYGSREASSLFDHQINEHGSTDIHYRYSNPAIGEAQIDLFWEKKRLDFRSLYNYSYSYETPEPGDSAFDTDSADVRGLSLYDKLSSGFSARAARQFNNLSLALGTDWLSGSLAATSENATLTTTTSRPLSDFNPYVFETYQFWSKSQDQFDLWGSGSYELRDDITLDLSGRGQFVDGRRPQPSYNAGLIYTVTKGLFLKAAHGYAFRLPSIADQFVDDAYTAGNSGLQAEVSHTTILTFDNELLDPSLRISTTGFYQAIQSLIQYSYDPLIFRSVPLNVDRFRSSGIDLSVRWTPNKRTEINAGGVFQTAEQTVKNETGYQKANYVPDVKWKLGVSNVITELLNVNADLTYTDERSIRLFDGSHKYIQDVYELGASINLTIHNKVCFDISGDDLTDKKRPDQFGYVLSDGDYPTPGRRFLVRMRYTLF encoded by the coding sequence ATGCGGCGCATTTTATTCTTAGCGTCATTTGTCCTGCTCCAAAGCGCTCAGGGATCTTTGGCGGACACGACAGGAGTGGATTCAACGAATCCACGACCACTTTCTGATTCCATAATAGTCACAGCAAACCGCTTCGGTCGACCGCCCGAGAAATCCCTCTGGCCTGTTACTTCCGTAAGTGAGGGACATCTTGCCAGACATTCGGATTTGGCTCCGGCTCTCGATGGAATAGGCGGGATTGATATCCGTCAAACGAGCGGATTCGGCTCGGTGTCCACGCTTTCAAGTTGGGGGACATTCAATCGGCATCTGCTTTTGCTCTATGATGGACGAGTGGTTAAAGACTATTCACTGGGAGGCTTCAATCTCTCGGATTTTAGCAGCGAGGAGTTCGGGCGTATAGAACTGCTCAAAGGGCCGCAGTCGGCATTTTATGGCGCGGACGCCATAGGCGGAGTGGTGCATCTTATTCCCAAAAGCGCGCTGGTTGATCGCTTTGAGTTAAGTGGCGGGTTAGGCAGTTTTGGTCTGCGAAATTATCGGATTGATGCCGCGAAACGGCTTGGCGTTGTCGGTGTAAGCGCTTTCGGAGAATATTCTTTGGCCGACAACAGCAGGCCGAACTCAGGGGTCCAGAGAAAAATTGCCGGACTACGGACAGAGTATCTCTCACACAATGGTCATCACCAAATGTCTTTCGCTGCGCGATATTTCCAAGACAGCCTGGGCACACCGGGGCCGGTGCCTGACATAGCTTTTATCCCGATCTACGGAAGCCGCGAGGCAAGCAGTTTATTCGATCATCAGATAAACGAACACGGCTCGACCGATATTCATTACCGCTATTCCAATCCCGCAATTGGCGAGGCGCAGATTGATTTGTTCTGGGAGAAGAAGCGGTTGGATTTCCGGTCTTTATACAATTATTCGTACAGCTATGAAACGCCTGAACCGGGGGATAGCGCCTTTGATACCGATTCGGCAGATGTTCGCGGATTGAGTTTGTATGACAAACTATCGTCCGGCTTCAGCGCTCGAGCGGCGCGGCAATTCAACAATCTGTCGCTTGCCCTTGGTACCGATTGGCTCTCGGGTTCGCTCGCCGCCACAAGCGAGAACGCTACACTCACGACAACAACATCGCGGCCATTGTCGGATTTCAATCCGTACGTATTTGAGACGTATCAGTTTTGGTCAAAAAGTCAGGATCAATTTGACCTCTGGGGAAGCGGCAGCTATGAGTTACGGGATGATATTACCCTGGACCTGAGCGGGCGGGGTCAGTTTGTCGACGGACGCCGTCCCCAGCCATCGTATAATGCCGGCTTGATCTATACCGTCACAAAAGGACTCTTCCTCAAAGCGGCTCATGGATATGCTTTTCGACTGCCGAGCATCGCCGATCAGTTTGTTGATGATGCCTATACAGCCGGCAATAGCGGACTGCAAGCGGAAGTCTCGCACACCACGATTTTGACATTCGACAATGAATTGCTGGATCCATCACTGCGGATATCGACGACGGGGTTTTATCAAGCGATCCAATCATTGATACAATACAGCTATGACCCGCTGATATTCCGTTCTGTCCCCCTCAACGTAGACCGTTTCCGCTCCTCGGGGATAGACCTGTCAGTGAGATGGACTCCAAATAAACGAACTGAAATAAATGCCGGCGGAGTTTTCCAGACGGCTGAACAGACCGTGAAAAACGAAACTGGCTATCAAAAGGCTAATTATGTGCCGGATGTAAAGTGGAAGCTCGGTGTCAGTAATGTGATTACTGAACTTTTGAATGTCAATGCTGATTTGACATACACCGATGAAAGATCGATCAGGCTCTTCGACGGCTCTCATAAATATATTCAGGACGTGTATGAACTTGGCGCCTCCATTAATCTAACTATACATAATAAAGTTTGCTTTGATATTTCCGGAGATGATCTTACTGACAAAAAACGGCCCGATCAATTCGGCTACGTTTTATCCGATGGAGATTATCCCACACCGGGACGGAGATTTCTTGTCAGGATGCGCTATACGCTATTTTAG
- a CDS encoding DUF1573 domain-containing protein encodes MKSLIAAVSISFLAASGFAGPKVKITDDTINFGKTPQQSVLTHAFWIKSVGDEALHIKEVVPGCGCTKALLTDSLIAPGDSARLQINFSTGRMNGMVAKRPYITTNASEEKQFLKIYAEMLVDSVATKPIQLAPLTLDVSQFNEKPRRRGTFKITNTSSQDLTLSVVDSSFKSFTVKLPSVIKAGATVDGIVTVRKENIETEFKESLTIATNDTESSRFTLPVTRLYKVKPTGGTPLGQK; translated from the coding sequence GTGAAATCACTTATTGCCGCAGTTAGTATCAGCTTTTTGGCCGCATCGGGGTTTGCCGGCCCGAAGGTGAAAATCACGGATGATACGATTAATTTTGGCAAAACTCCGCAGCAGTCGGTGCTGACCCATGCCTTTTGGATAAAATCTGTCGGTGACGAAGCTCTTCATATAAAAGAAGTTGTCCCCGGCTGCGGTTGTACCAAAGCCCTTTTGACCGATTCATTGATTGCCCCGGGGGATAGCGCCCGACTGCAGATTAATTTCTCAACCGGCCGCATGAACGGGATGGTGGCCAAGCGTCCCTATATCACAACCAACGCGTCTGAGGAAAAACAGTTTCTCAAAATCTACGCGGAAATGCTCGTTGATTCAGTTGCCACCAAGCCGATACAACTGGCGCCATTGACGCTCGATGTCTCGCAATTCAATGAAAAGCCGCGACGGAGGGGAACATTTAAGATAACAAATACATCGTCTCAAGACCTGACTTTGTCTGTGGTCGATTCATCTTTCAAAAGCTTTACTGTCAAGCTTCCTTCGGTTATCAAGGCCGGTGCGACTGTGGATGGAATTGTGACTGTCCGCAAGGAAAATATTGAGACGGAATTCAAAGAATCCCTGACCATTGCCACAAATGATACGGAAAGCTCACGTTTCACACTGCCCGTCACACGACTATATAAGGTTAAACCTACTGGCGGGACTCCACTGGGACAGAAGTAG
- the dxr gene encoding 1-deoxy-D-xylulose-5-phosphate reductoisomerase, with protein MNPRKIVVLGSTGSIGKSALEVISAHPGRFIVRALAAYSNAEMIVEQYRVFRPEYLCLVDPIATKKVSSALKDEPVRVLSGEDDLVGLASLEDVDIVLNAIVGSAGLKASLATVSSGRMLALANKESLVAGGPLFGPILEKTKAQILPIDSEHSAIWQALRGNDIASVKRLVLTSSGGPFRTLAADQFEDITVEEALSHPTWKMGPKITIDSATLANKGLEVIEAVNLFSIPVEKVIIAIHPQSIVHSMVEFIDSSVMAQMSIPDMRLPITYALFWPERVVSDYGTMNWEKSLSLTFEPPDYKRFPAAAMGIEAARVGGTAPAIYSAANETAVAAFLERSIKFTEIAETIQRTVDKIVVVSNPNLEDILEADRIARETARQAVEKVIW; from the coding sequence ATGAATCCACGCAAAATAGTTGTCCTCGGCTCAACCGGTTCAATCGGAAAATCGGCGCTTGAAGTGATCTCGGCCCATCCGGGCAGATTTATCGTGCGCGCTCTTGCGGCATACTCGAATGCCGAAATGATAGTCGAGCAGTACCGCGTATTCCGCCCTGAATATCTCTGTCTGGTCGACCCCATCGCGACAAAAAAAGTATCGTCTGCTCTCAAAGATGAACCGGTTCGTGTGCTCTCTGGCGAAGACGATCTGGTTGGGTTAGCATCGCTTGAGGATGTAGACATTGTCCTCAACGCAATTGTCGGCTCGGCAGGGCTAAAAGCCTCGCTCGCGACAGTCTCGTCCGGCCGAATGCTTGCACTGGCGAACAAGGAATCTCTGGTGGCAGGCGGCCCGCTCTTTGGGCCTATACTTGAAAAGACAAAAGCGCAGATACTTCCCATCGATTCCGAGCATTCGGCAATCTGGCAGGCTCTTCGGGGAAATGATATCGCGAGTGTGAAAAGGCTGGTGCTGACATCATCAGGCGGGCCATTCCGCACATTGGCCGCAGACCAGTTCGAAGACATTACTGTCGAAGAAGCGCTCTCGCATCCGACATGGAAGATGGGACCAAAAATAACAATCGATTCCGCCACTTTGGCAAACAAGGGACTTGAGGTCATCGAAGCCGTGAATTTGTTCTCGATCCCGGTTGAAAAAGTTATTATTGCTATCCACCCGCAATCAATCGTTCATTCCATGGTTGAGTTTATTGATTCATCGGTTATGGCCCAAATGTCAATTCCGGATATGCGCCTGCCGATAACGTACGCGCTTTTTTGGCCTGAGCGGGTTGTTTCTGACTACGGTACAATGAATTGGGAGAAGAGTTTGTCGCTTACATTTGAGCCGCCGGATTATAAACGCTTTCCTGCGGCGGCTATGGGAATCGAGGCGGCGCGAGTAGGGGGGACGGCCCCGGCTATTTACAGCGCGGCCAATGAGACAGCAGTTGCGGCATTTTTGGAGCGTTCAATCAAATTCACCGAAATTGCAGAAACGATTCAGCGAACAGTTGATAAAATAGTTGTGGTAAGTAATCCAAATCTTGAGGATATTCTCGAAGCGGATCGTATAGCACGAGAGACGGCACGACAGGCAGTGGAGAAAGTTATATGGTAA
- the ndk gene encoding nucleoside-diphosphate kinase, with translation MSKTLLIVKPDATERNLIGHVLNRLEKARFKVTEMKMIRLTPSQARTFYAVHEGKPFLGGLVAFMTSGPVVPMALEKENAVEDLRALIGATNPAKAACGTLRQEIGVDIEKNSVHASDSDDNAKKEIAFFFS, from the coding sequence ATGAGCAAAACACTGTTAATTGTAAAACCTGATGCCACCGAGCGCAACCTTATCGGGCATGTTCTCAATCGTCTCGAAAAAGCCCGTTTCAAAGTTACAGAGATGAAAATGATACGGCTCACCCCAAGTCAGGCGCGTACATTCTATGCCGTCCATGAAGGCAAACCGTTTCTCGGCGGGCTTGTTGCGTTCATGACCTCAGGGCCGGTAGTTCCGATGGCTTTGGAGAAAGAAAACGCAGTCGAGGACCTTCGCGCGCTCATCGGCGCGACTAATCCCGCCAAAGCCGCTTGCGGGACACTTCGTCAGGAGATAGGTGTCGATATTGAGAAGAATTCAGTCCATGCCTCCGACTCAGACGACAACGCTAAAAAGGAAATAGCTTTCTTCTTTTCCTGA
- a CDS encoding heme exporter protein CcmB, with protein sequence MPPQNKSGLLSRAFSIFAKDVRLELRSRSALSTILMFGVTTLVVVSFSVGQAELPPKLLAALYWIILFFSCIAGMSQSFVREEEAGTALGLRLVADPLAVYLGKLSFNLLLMTTIGFVVTPLFFIFTDASTGNPGLLVLILLAGILALCAATTLVAAIIARAATRGALFAVIAFPLLIVPLWALVASTGKILDNQGFAFVAGELQVLFSFIVVMVTSSIMLFRFVWQE encoded by the coding sequence GTGCCGCCACAAAACAAATCCGGCTTACTTAGCCGGGCTTTCAGCATTTTCGCAAAAGATGTGCGGCTCGAATTGCGGTCACGTTCTGCTCTGAGCACAATTCTCATGTTCGGCGTGACAACGTTGGTTGTGGTGTCGTTTTCGGTGGGTCAGGCGGAACTTCCGCCCAAATTACTCGCGGCACTTTATTGGATAATTCTTTTCTTCTCTTGTATCGCCGGGATGTCACAGTCCTTTGTGCGTGAGGAAGAAGCTGGCACCGCGCTAGGCTTAAGGCTGGTGGCCGACCCGCTTGCCGTGTATCTTGGTAAACTCAGTTTTAATCTTTTGCTTATGACCACAATAGGTTTTGTGGTTACTCCGCTATTTTTCATCTTCACAGATGCCTCGACTGGCAATCCCGGACTCTTAGTTCTCATATTGCTCGCTGGAATCTTGGCGTTGTGCGCGGCGACGACGCTTGTGGCCGCTATCATCGCACGAGCCGCAACTCGCGGAGCCCTTTTTGCGGTAATTGCATTTCCTCTACTTATCGTGCCTCTTTGGGCATTGGTTGCCTCGACGGGGAAGATCCTTGACAATCAAGGCTTCGCCTTTGTAGCCGGTGAACTGCAGGTATTGTTCTCTTTCATAGTTGTAATGGTCACTTCATCAATCATGCTGTTCAGGTTCGTCTGGCAGGAATGA
- a CDS encoding retropepsin-like aspartic protease, translated as MEKLTRRPVSIIYLLTCLLMTASQTFPEAIPFSYARGLVEVDVILNGLVTGRFGLDTGADQLYIDKGFAERNNLPYFDSPTPRTIVSVAGRTSASPMEIQSLDIGSERLIDLSALAIDIDALANVSDGDHPDGLIGYDLLRKYCITVDYTQNTIALHMGKPSFTHDSRHTAIPFTEHNHLILVDVRLNDSCSGKMMVDLCSSYTLISPETAIKLGLKNDDESLQSVSSISLGKNAASTDVPVVVSDLKNFQSSHLKLAGILGASFLKGHVVTIDCVGKTIYVHH; from the coding sequence ATGGAAAAACTTACTCGCCGTCCCGTTTCCATTATTTATTTACTCACTTGTCTATTGATGACTGCGTCACAAACTTTCCCCGAAGCTATCCCATTTAGCTATGCGCGGGGACTTGTCGAAGTCGATGTCATCCTCAACGGTCTGGTGACGGGCCGCTTTGGTCTTGATACCGGAGCCGACCAGCTCTATATCGACAAAGGTTTTGCGGAGAGAAATAATCTTCCGTACTTCGATTCTCCAACGCCTCGTACAATAGTCTCAGTTGCGGGACGAACCTCGGCCTCCCCAATGGAAATCCAGTCTTTGGACATCGGCAGTGAACGACTCATCGACCTTTCAGCCCTTGCGATTGATATTGACGCCCTTGCGAATGTTAGCGATGGAGACCACCCCGATGGTTTGATCGGGTATGACCTCTTGAGAAAATATTGCATAACGGTTGATTACACCCAGAACACTATTGCCCTCCACATGGGCAAACCGTCGTTTACCCATGACTCGCGTCATACAGCAATTCCGTTCACAGAACACAATCATCTTATTCTTGTGGATGTCCGGCTCAATGATTCTTGCTCCGGCAAGATGATGGTCGACCTCTGTTCATCATATACCCTCATCTCACCTGAGACAGCGATTAAATTGGGCTTAAAAAATGACGACGAATCTCTGCAGTCAGTTTCATCAATCTCGCTTGGCAAGAATGCCGCTTCGACCGATGTGCCTGTCGTCGTGTCAGATCTCAAAAACTTCCAATCGTCACACCTCAAACTTGCCGGAATCCTTGGCGCGTCGTTTCTTAAAGGGCATGTGGTCACCATCGATTGCGTCGGCAAGACCATTTACGTCCATCATTAA
- a CDS encoding peptidylprolyl isomerase codes for MFKKVTIPTMAVFCLSVVMTACASDTAQKGSTITTNTTTKTATTPAKAETGTMTDSLADKRHAIRTPKNNLVTLETNFGSMTVELYRDLAPNHADSFLARTLDGFYDSTIFHRIMPNFMIQGGDPLGNGTGGAGYNLNAEFSQEPHLEGTLSAARSSDPNSASSQFYICLTSTPFLDGKYTVFGHLIKGYDVLHKIEKVETVVGNGGEKSKPVEKVMIIRAYASDAEGEPVKK; via the coding sequence ATGTTTAAAAAAGTAACAATCCCCACTATGGCTGTTTTTTGTCTAAGTGTCGTGATGACGGCTTGTGCCTCGGATACAGCGCAAAAAGGATCCACCATAACCACGAACACCACCACAAAAACGGCGACAACGCCGGCAAAAGCGGAGACAGGCACTATGACAGACTCTCTGGCGGATAAACGCCACGCAATTCGTACCCCCAAAAACAACCTCGTAACGCTCGAAACCAATTTCGGCTCCATGACCGTCGAACTCTACCGCGACCTCGCCCCGAATCATGCTGACTCGTTTCTCGCGCGAACCCTCGATGGCTTTTATGACAGCACAATCTTCCATAGAATCATGCCTAATTTCATGATTCAGGGCGGCGACCCTCTTGGCAACGGAACAGGCGGGGCGGGCTATAATTTGAATGCCGAGTTCTCACAAGAGCCGCATCTTGAAGGAACGCTTTCGGCCGCTCGTTCTTCGGACCCAAATTCTGCCTCGAGTCAGTTCTATATTTGCTTGACCAGCACCCCCTTCCTGGATGGGAAATACACCGTCTTTGGGCATCTCATCAAAGGATACGATGTTCTTCACAAGATTGAGAAGGTCGAAACCGTTGTCGGAAATGGCGGTGAGAAATCCAAACCGGTCGAAAAGGTAATGATTATTCGGGCCTACGCTTCAGATGCCGAAGGGGAACCAGTCAAGAAGTAA
- the mdh gene encoding malate dehydrogenase, with translation MNKKIAVIGAGNVGASCAMYLAEANFADIVMVDIAEGVPQGKALDLTQAGPVRGYNATVTGTNNYADIVGVSIVIVTAGFPRKPGMTREDLLTMNADIVGSVAKNIKQYAPDSFVIIVSNPLDLMTYHAFKVTGFPSNRVMGQAGVLDSIRFRAFVAMELGVAMTDTQTLVLGGHGDTMVPLPRYSTVSGIPIAELIPAERIKAICDRATDGGGEIGRLLKTGSAFYAPAAASVDMCKAIFSDEKRVVCVSAHLTGQYGINNIYIGVPVVLGARGIEKIIELSLTADEQAALKKSADTYTEQLKILKY, from the coding sequence GTGAATAAGAAAATTGCCGTTATCGGCGCGGGGAATGTCGGCGCGAGTTGCGCTATGTATCTTGCCGAAGCCAATTTTGCCGACATTGTCATGGTCGATATTGCCGAGGGTGTACCTCAAGGAAAGGCGCTTGATCTGACTCAGGCCGGACCTGTGCGCGGATACAATGCGACCGTGACCGGCACAAATAATTATGCCGATATAGTGGGGGTCTCGATTGTCATAGTGACCGCCGGTTTTCCTCGGAAGCCGGGCATGACGCGCGAAGATTTGTTGACGATGAATGCCGACATTGTCGGATCGGTTGCAAAGAATATCAAGCAATATGCGCCCGATAGTTTTGTTATAATCGTTTCAAATCCGCTTGATCTGATGACCTATCATGCTTTTAAGGTGACCGGGTTTCCTTCCAATCGAGTTATGGGGCAGGCCGGTGTCCTGGACTCGATTCGTTTCCGCGCCTTTGTGGCGATGGAACTCGGGGTGGCGATGACCGACACCCAAACACTTGTGCTCGGCGGCCACGGGGACACCATGGTCCCGCTTCCGCGCTATTCGACGGTTTCCGGGATACCAATTGCCGAGTTGATTCCGGCTGAGAGAATTAAAGCCATCTGCGACCGCGCTACCGATGGAGGGGGTGAAATTGGCCGGCTGCTCAAAACTGGGTCGGCGTTTTATGCGCCAGCGGCGGCATCGGTAGATATGTGCAAAGCTATTTTCAGTGATGAGAAACGGGTTGTCTGCGTGTCCGCTCATCTGACCGGACAATACGGAATAAATAATATATACATCGGCGTACCCGTAGTCCTCGGCGCAAGGGGAATCGAAAAAATTATCGAATTGAGCCTGACTGCGGATGAGCAGGCGGCTTTAAAGAAGTCAGCGGACACTTATACGGAACAGTTGAAGATTCTCAAGTACTAA